From a region of the Cucumis sativus cultivar 9930 chromosome 6, Cucumber_9930_V3, whole genome shotgun sequence genome:
- the LOC101220684 gene encoding uncharacterized protein LOC101220684, with translation MTSFSGLGIGLSLVFGCLLFALVAELYYLLWWKKRSITSSHVEDEFTNYAKEFFHLICWNWKKGSSSSSSSSSLQQPNSSRENQRNLELRNQESDIEIGCSKDLLLKSSGGEDGGVELELMRLHNLAGPPRFLFTIKEETKEDLESEDRSRKGSRTRSLSDLILTVDTPFLTPLPSPPLMPTTSPLNPLSSFKHHGFNINPLFESSTDLDLSRLLSSPPPKFKFLREAEEKLYRKLMEEAQKKPNKNDGSVQSSEIRAMSIPKEAVQEEDHHVSPYSSSSSQVLPLASSPSSEHI, from the coding sequence ATGACTTCTTTTAGTGGATTGGGAATTGGGTTGAGTTTAGTTTTTGGGTGTCTTCTATTTGCTCTTGTTGCTGAGCTTTACTATTTGCTATGgtggaagaaaagaagtatAACTTCTTCACATGTTGAAGATGAATTCACCAATTATGCTAAAGAGTTTTTTCATCTCATTTGTTGGAATTGGAAAAAGggttcctcttcttcttcttcttcttcttcgttaCAACAACCCAACAGTTCTagagaaaatcaaaggaaTCTAGAACTGAGGAATCAAGAATCTGACATTGAAATTGGTTGTAGTAAAGATTTGTTGTTGAAATCATCTGGTGGAGAAGATGGAGGAGTTGAGTTAGAGTTGATGAGACTGCATAATCTTGCAGGTCCACCAAGGTTTCTTTTCACCATTAAAGAGGAAACTAAAGAAGATTTAGAATCTGAAGATAGAAGCAGAAAAGGATCAAGAACAAGAAGTTTAAGTGATCTTATATTAACTGTTGATACTCCTTTTCTTACTCCTTTGCCTTCTCCTCCATTGATGCCAACAACATCTCCATTAAACCCTTTGAGTTCTTTCAAACACCATGGATTCAATATAAATCCTCTCTTTGAATCATCAACTGATTTGGATTTGAGTAGGCTCTTATCATCACCTCCCCCAAAATTTAAGTTCTTAAGAGAGGCAGAAGAGAAATTGTACAGAAAATTAATGGAAGAAGCTCAGAAGAAGCCCAATAAAAATGATGGGTCAGTTCAAAGTTCTGAAATTAGAGCCATGTCCATTCCTAAAGAAGCAGTTCAAGAAGAAGATCATCATGTCTCACCATATTCTTCAAGTTCTTCACAGGTTCTTCCTTTAgcttcttctccatcttcagAGCACATATAG
- the LOC101220444 gene encoding uncharacterized protein LOC101220444, producing the protein MGEDLLTSLTMENHHPSTLLSMDSSSMSHEELEREMNRSIVLSRPPDINLPLSAERSPPPQPWNSDTFDMLDVSLGTQISEADALLNLPKAGRKFSKRLDSVWGAWFFFSYYFKPVLNEKSKCKIVRDSNGVSGFDKSDLELEVFLVQHDMENMYMWVFKERPENALGKMQLRSYMNGHSRQGERPFPYSVDRGFVRSHRMQRKHYRGLSNPQCVHGIEYVSLPNLKGVDEEEQKRWIELTGRDLNFSIPPEASEFSSWRNLPSTEFELERPLPPLKTSSHPPPRKLLNGASLNLSTRPTNHVNGGGMDLSPKGKKRKKDAFLHGNDEDYCLLINQHNERVQDTEIHPIEPLWLNDFSGVMRNIYGPVTAAKTIYEDEQGYLIIVSLPLADLERVKVTWWNNLTHGVVKITSVSTGCMPFVKRNDRTFKLTDPSPEHCPPGEFIREIPLPTRIPDDAKLEAYGDETGTSLEIMVPKHRVGLEEHEVRVCLRPHLGANELVLS; encoded by the coding sequence ATGGGAGAAGATTTGCTAACAAGTTTAACCATGGAAAATCACCACCCATCTACCCTTTTGTCAATGGATTCAAGTTCCATGTCTCATGAAGAACTCGAGCGAGAGATGAATCGATCTATTGTTCTTTCCCGACCGCCCGATATCAATCTTCCTCTTTCAGCCGAGCGTAGTCCTCCTCCACAACCCTGGAATTCAGACACTTTCGATATGTTGGATGTTAGTTTGGGAACCCAAATTAGTGAAGCAGATGCTCTTCTTAATCTCCCCAAGGCTGGACGAAAGTTTTCCAAGAGACTAGACAGTGTTTGGGGTGCTTGgtttttctttagttattattttaagcCTGTGTTGAATGAGAAATCAAAGTGTAAAATTGTTCGTGACAGTAATGGGGTTTCTGGATTTGACAAATCAGATCTAGAGCTTGAGGTGTTCTTGGTTCAACACGATATGGAGAATATGTATATGTGGGTTTTTAAGGAAAGGCCAGAGAATGCATTGGGAAAAATGCAGCTCAGGAGTTATATGAATGGACACTCTCGTCAAGGTGAACGTCCTTTCCCTTACAGCGTTGACAGGGGATTTGTTCGGTCTCACAGGATGCAACGAAAGCATTACAGGGGCCTATCAAATCCCCAATGTGTGCACGGGATTGAGTATGTTTCATTGCCGAATCTTAAAGGTGTCGACGAGGAGGAGCAAAAAAGATGGATAGAACTTACAGGGAGAGATCTTAACTTCTCTATCCCACCAGAAGCAAGTGAGTTTTCTTCATGGAGGAACCTTCCCAGCACAGAATTTGAGCTGGAAAGACCACTTCCTCCCTTGAAGACCAGCTCCCATCCTCCACCgagaaaattgttaaatgGAGCTAGTCTTAACCTGTCAACACGACCAACGAACCATGTAAATGGTGGAGGGATGGATCTGTCGCCGAAAGGCAAAAAGCGGAAGAAGGATGCATTTCTACATGGTAACGATGAAGACTATTGTTTGCTCATTAACCAACATAATGAGAGAGTTCAAGATACAGAAATTCATCCAATTGAGCCTCTATGGTTAAACGATTTCAGTGGGGTAATGAGGAACATTTATGGTCCGGTTACAGCCGCAAAAACTATCTACGAGGACGAGCAAGGATATTTGATAATTGTCAGTTTGCCTTTAGCTGATCTAGAAAGGGTTAAAGTAACTTGGTGGAACAACCTCACTCATGGGGTTGTAAAGATAACATCAGTGAGCACTGGCTGTATGCCCTTTGTGAAAAGAAACGACAGAACATTCAAGCTCACTGATCCATCGCCCGAGCACTGCCCTCCTGGAGAGTTCATAAGAGAGATTCCATTGCCAACCAGGATCCCAGATGATGCAAAGCTAGAAGCTTATGGAGACGAGACGGGTACTAGTCTAGAGATAATGGTGCCTAAACATCGCGTTGGTCTAGAAGAACATGAAGTTCGTGTTTGCCTTCGCCCTCATCTCGGTGCAAATGAGCTAGTGTTATCTTAA
- the LOC101220207 gene encoding uncharacterized protein LOC101220207 yields MASNLKPTLAYIILYVQDVAKSVDFYSKAFGFTVRRLDDSNRWGELVSGETTIALTPIHQHETEDLTGVVQTPSSNRERNPIEICIDYSDVDAAYQRAVENGAAEVSRPEGKEWNQKVGYVRDIDGMVVRMGSHVNHPKQS; encoded by the exons ATGGCGTCCAATCTCAAACCAACACTCGCATACATAATTCTCTACGTCCAAGACGTCGCTAAATCAGTCGATTTCTACTCCAAAGCCTTCGGTTTCACCGTTCGTCGCCTCGACGATTCCAACAg GTGGGGAGAGCTCGTAAGCGGAGAAACAACAATCGCATTGACACCTATACACCAGCACGAAACAGAGGATCTGACGGGCGTAGTTCAAACCCCATCCTCAAATCGCGAACGAAACCCTATCGAGATCTGCATCGATTATTCGGATGTGGATGCAGCGTATCAG CGGGCGGTAGAGAATGGTGCGGCGGAGGTGAGTCGGCCGGAGGGGAAAGAGTGGAATCAGAAGGTGGGTTATGTACGGGATATTGATGGAATGGTGGTGCGGATGGGTAGCCATGTGAATCATCCAAAACAGAGCTGA
- the LOC101219970 gene encoding uncharacterized protein LOC101219970 has product MEGTLQSSGSGMTSEMDVSGGKRKLRRCFIGISHSKALSRNAICSVTSLRQSRIANGAVGQATFFLLKIIALETVRRFSKSRCPFAWRGLQALQIFCYPPFKWIQRWAPFRGLVKGMQMLSKPLLVLSIATSLSDQSESMGGSSDGINDSPSCSEMHSELSSENSSTDASTCDEAPQSCESENLLVRLSKELESQGFSLPERLNEDELQRFYTAANGDFTLLLSSIKKTIRWRENYKILSSSELDMWSHMVFWHGFDLKHRPCLIVRLGLACMSLSSEDRPRFTQAIISQVEHGVVELVDAENPQITVLVDCEGLTPFKVPMQMMRYCSSLLQDHFPNRLGCLFVIRLPPVVRLLAQTFIQILKPVTRKKLKIEGETTYQKVLSEYLETLPRYLGGKCSCTRCSQIDFHDIPRLNTTETVNRELIADGIHGNNTILPSQMVYEFDNHLHENFDQMVRTGVISVLMLWAFVAVIVSAYDPENRFFFPL; this is encoded by the exons ATGGAAGGCACGTTACAGAGTTCAGGATCAGGCATGACATCTGAAATGGATGTTAGTggtggaaaaagaaaacttcgAAGATGCTTTATTGGTATTTCTCACTCAAAAGCATTGTCAAGGAATGCTATTTGTAGTGTAACTTCACTTAGACAGAGCAGAATTGCTAACGGTGCAGTTGGTCAGGCGACATTTTTCTTGCTCAAAATTATTGCGCTGGAGACAGTTCGAAGATTCTCAAAGTCTAGGTGTCCTTTTGCTTGGCGAGGTCTTCAAGCTCTACAGATATTTTGCTACCCACCATTTAAATGGATTCAGAGATGGGCACCTTTCAGAGGTTTAGTCAAAGGCATGCAG ATGTTGTCAAAGCCACTACTTGTCCTATCAATAGCAACATCGCTCTCTGACCAGTCAGAGTCTATGGGGGGAAGCTCAGATGGTATCAATGATTCCCCTTCATGTTCTGAAATGCACTCAGAACTATCCTCTGAAAACTCTTCTACAGATGCAAG TACCTGTGACGAGGCTCCACAGAGTTGTGAATCTGAAAATTTGTTGGTTCGTCTCTCTAAAGAGCTGGAAAGTCAGGGCTTCAGTTTGCCAGAaag ACTTAATGAAGATGAGCTTCAAAGATTCTATACAGCTGCTAATGGTGACTTTACATTATTGTTATCTTCTATTAAGAAGACAATTCGTTGGAgagaaaactacaaaattctCTCATCTTCAGAGCTTGACATGTGGTCACACATGGTTTTTTGGCATGGATTTGATCTGAAGCACAGACCTTGTCTCATTGTACGGCTTGGGCTAGCTTGCATGAGCTTGTCATCTGAAGACAGACCCCGTTTTACACAGGCCATCA TATCTCAGGTAGAACACGGAGTCGTCGAGTTAGTCGATGCAGAAAATCCCCAAATAACTGTTTTAGTGGattgtgaaggattaactcCTTTTAAAGTTCCCATGCAAATGATGAGATATTGTTCCTCCCTTCTGCAAGATCACTTCCCTAATCGTCTCGGCTGTTTGTTCGTCATTCGGCTTCCTCCAGTCGTCCGTCTTCTTGCTCAAACTTTTATTCAA ATTTTGAAACCTGTTACCcggaaaaagttgaaaattgagGGAGAGACTACATATCAAAAAGTTCTTTCCGAGTACCTAGAAACGCTTCCTAGATATCTTGGTGGCAAATGTTCCTGCACTAGATGTTCACAAATAGATTTCCATGATATACCCCGATTGAATACAACCGAGACGGTAAACAGAGAGTTGATAGCTGATGGAATTCATGGAAACAACACAATTTTACCGTCTCAAATGGTGTATGAGTTTGATAATCACCTGCATGAAAACTTCGATCAAATGGTAAGAACTGGCGTGATAAGTGTCCTTATGTTATGGGCTTTTGTAGCCGTTATTGTCAGTGCGTATGATCCCGAAAACcgattcttttttcctttatga
- the LOC101219727 gene encoding histone H4, with protein MSGRGKGGKGLGKGGAKRHRKVLRDNIQGITKPAIRRLARRGGVKRISGLIYEETRGVLKIFLENVIRDAVTYTEHARRKTVTAMDVVYALKRQGRTLYGFGG; from the coding sequence ATGTCTGGACGAGGTAAGGGAGGCAAGGGATTGGGAAAAGGAGGAGCAAAGCGTCACAGGAAGGTTTTGCGAGATAACATTCAGGGCATTACAAAGCCTGCAATTCGTCGTTTGGCTCGTAGAGGTGGTGTGAAGCGTATCAGTGGATTGATCTATGAAGAAACCAGAGGGGTTTTGAAGATTTTCCTTGAGAATGTGATTCGTGATGCTGTTACCTACACAGAGCATGCTAGGAGAAAAACGGTGACTGCCATGGATGTGGTTTATGCTTTGAAAAGGCAGGGAAGGACCTTGTATGGTTTTGGAGGTTAA
- the LOC101219490 gene encoding histone H4 produces the protein MSGRGKGGKGLGKGGAKRHRKVLRDNIQGITKPAIRRLARRGGVKRISGLIYEETRGVLKIFLENVIRDAVTYTEHARRKTVTAMDVVYALKRQGRTLYGFGG, from the coding sequence ATGTCTGGACGAGGTAAGGGAGGCAAGGGATTGGGAAAAGGAGGAGCAAAGCGTCACAGGAAGGTTTTGCGAGATAACATTCAGGGCATTACAAAGCCTGCTATTCGTCGTTTGGCTCGTAGAGGTGGTGTGAAGCGTATCAGTGGATTGATCTATGAAGAAACCAGAGGGGTTTTGAAGATTTTCCTTGAGAATGTGATTCGTGATGCTGTTACCTACACAGAGCACGCCAGGAGAAAGACGGTGACTGCCATGGATGTGGTTTATGCTTTGAAAAGGCAGGGAAGAACCTTGTATGGTTTTGGAGGTTAG
- the LOC101218699 gene encoding histone H4, which translates to MSGRGKGGKGLGKGGAKRHRKVLRDNIQGITKPAIRRLARRGGVKRISGLIYEETRGVLKIFLENVIRDAVTYTEHARRKTVTAMDVVYALKRQGRTLYGFGG; encoded by the coding sequence ATGTCTGGCCGTGGAAAGGGAGGAAAGGGGTTGGGGAAGGGAGGAGCAAAGCGTCACCGGAAGGTTTTGAGAGATAACATTCAGGGCATTACCAAGCCTGCCATTCGCCGTTTGGCTCGTAGAGGTGGTGTGAAGCGTATCAGTGGATTGATCTATGAAGAAACCAGAGGGGTTTTGAAGATTTTCCTTGAGAATGTTATTCGTGATGCTGTTACTTACACTGAGCATGCAAGGAGGAAGACGGTGACTGCTATGGATGTTGTTTATGCCTTGAAAAGGCAGGGAAGGACTTTGTATGGTTTTGGAGGTTAG